Proteins encoded by one window of Tunturibacter psychrotolerans:
- a CDS encoding cysteine desulfurase family protein: MRRIYMDANATTPLLPEVFEAMRPFFLEHYGNASSIHQQGQFARAAVDHARDQIAHLLHCRTSEIVFTSGGTESDNLALFGTLENAAAPAHFITTSIEHDAILRAAAALAKKKIEVTILPSTPQGVIEPTALLAAIRPETKLVSVMFANNETGVIQPIAALAAIAHASGALFHTDAVQVVGRLPLDLSPKGALKDVDLLTISGHKIYAPKGIGALFVRRNVRLAPMLYGGSHERQRRAGTENVAGIVGLGKAAELANIWLAEDSPIDGPTHLTALRDRLEQGILSQVEERGVNGEGAPRVSNTSSLYFDHVEAEALVIALDLKGLSVSGGSACQSGATEPSHVLTAMGLSPARARASIRFSLSRLTTAQEIDEALALIPAAVARLRDLSPTWNKTTLIPA, translated from the coding sequence ATGCGCCGAATCTACATGGACGCGAACGCGACCACGCCTCTCCTGCCCGAAGTCTTTGAAGCCATGCGTCCCTTCTTCCTGGAGCACTACGGCAACGCCAGCTCCATCCATCAACAGGGCCAGTTCGCACGCGCCGCTGTCGACCACGCCCGCGACCAGATCGCTCATCTGCTCCACTGCCGCACCTCCGAGATCGTCTTCACCTCCGGCGGCACCGAGAGCGATAACCTCGCCCTCTTCGGCACACTCGAGAATGCTGCCGCACCGGCTCACTTCATCACCACCAGCATCGAACACGACGCTATCCTCCGCGCCGCCGCGGCCCTCGCCAAAAAGAAGATAGAAGTAACCATTCTCCCCAGCACCCCACAAGGTGTCATCGAGCCCACCGCTCTGCTCGCAGCCATCCGCCCCGAGACAAAGCTCGTCAGCGTCATGTTCGCCAACAACGAGACCGGCGTCATCCAGCCCATCGCCGCGCTAGCCGCCATCGCCCATGCATCCGGCGCGCTCTTCCACACCGACGCCGTTCAGGTCGTAGGCCGGCTCCCACTCGACCTCAGCCCCAAGGGCGCGCTCAAGGACGTCGACCTCCTAACCATCTCCGGCCACAAGATCTACGCCCCCAAGGGCATCGGCGCCCTCTTCGTTCGCCGCAACGTCCGCCTCGCCCCGATGCTCTACGGCGGCAGCCACGAGCGCCAACGCCGGGCCGGAACCGAAAACGTAGCCGGCATAGTCGGCCTCGGCAAAGCCGCCGAACTAGCCAACATCTGGCTCGCCGAAGACAGCCCCATCGACGGCCCCACCCACCTCACCGCCCTTCGCGACCGCCTCGAGCAAGGCATCCTCTCTCAAGTAGAGGAGCGCGGAGTCAACGGCGAAGGCGCCCCTCGCGTCTCCAACACCTCCAGCCTCTACTTCGATCACGTCGAAGCCGAAGCTCTCGTCATCGCCCTCGACCTCAAGGGACTCTCGGTCAGCGGAGGTTCTGCCTGCCAGTCCGGCGCCACTGAGCCCTCCCACGTCCTCACCGCGATGGGCCTCTCTCCCGCTCGCGCCCGCGCCAGCATCCGCTTCTCTCTCTCCCGCCTCACCACCGCCCAAGAGATCGACGAAGCCCTCGCCCTCATCCCTGCCGCCGTAGCCCGGCTCCGCGACCTGAGCCCCACCTGGAACAAAACCACCCTCATTCCCGCCTAA
- a CDS encoding glutathione peroxidase, whose amino-acid sequence MSLAALYDIPVHKITGEGTSLADYRGKVLLIVNVASKCGLTPQYDALEKIYARFKNSGFVVCGFPANDFGAQEPGSNEDIQTFCRSTFGVDFPMFSKIAVTGPDTHPLYQSLIAAEPKATSPGREAFRENLNGFLQQHGATTNPEPGILWNFEKFLIDRNGKVAARFSPEVLPDDPAVVAAIESCLNS is encoded by the coding sequence ATGTCCCTCGCCGCTCTCTACGACATCCCCGTCCACAAAATCACCGGCGAAGGCACCTCGCTCGCCGACTACCGTGGCAAAGTCCTCCTCATCGTCAACGTCGCCTCCAAGTGCGGTCTGACTCCCCAGTACGACGCCCTAGAAAAGATCTACGCCCGCTTCAAAAACTCCGGATTCGTCGTCTGCGGCTTCCCTGCCAACGACTTCGGCGCCCAGGAACCCGGCTCCAACGAGGACATCCAGACCTTTTGCCGTTCCACCTTCGGCGTCGACTTCCCCATGTTCTCCAAGATCGCCGTCACAGGCCCCGACACCCATCCCCTTTACCAGTCGCTCATCGCCGCCGAACCCAAAGCCACCAGTCCCGGTCGCGAAGCCTTTCGCGAAAACCTCAACGGCTTCCTTCAGCAGCACGGCGCCACCACCAATCCCGAACCCGGCATCCTCTGGAACTTCGAAAAGTTCCTCATCGACCGCAACGGCAAAGTCGCCGCCCGCTTCTCCCCCGAAGTCCTTCCAGACGACCCCGCCGTCGTAGCCGCCATCGAATCCTGCCTTAACTCCTAA
- a CDS encoding TIGR00282 family metallophosphoesterase has protein sequence MNILFVGDVFGSAGRHIVREHLPHVLETNAVDLLVINGENAAGGFGITPSIAEELFDLGAHVITTGNHIWDKREIFEYMTVPADSHVRGRRVLRPANYAVGTPGFGVYEGELPTGQTYAVMNLQCRVFMSSCDDPFRKADELLSKITAKVILLDLHGEATSEKVAIGWYLDGRVTALLGTHTHIPTADERILPNGTAYQTDVGMSGPYDSVIGVEKELVLARFLTGMPGKFEPAKGNPKMCAALINCDGATGRAHRIQRIMLGE, from the coding sequence GTGAACATCCTTTTTGTCGGCGACGTCTTTGGCTCCGCCGGCCGCCACATCGTCCGCGAACACCTCCCCCACGTCCTCGAAACCAACGCCGTCGATCTCCTCGTCATCAACGGAGAAAACGCCGCCGGCGGCTTCGGCATCACCCCCTCCATCGCAGAAGAGCTCTTCGATCTCGGCGCCCACGTCATCACCACCGGCAACCACATCTGGGACAAGCGCGAGATCTTCGAATACATGACCGTCCCCGCCGACTCCCACGTCCGCGGCCGCCGCGTCCTCCGCCCCGCCAACTACGCCGTCGGCACCCCCGGCTTCGGCGTCTACGAGGGCGAACTCCCCACCGGCCAGACCTACGCCGTCATGAACCTCCAGTGCCGCGTCTTCATGTCCTCCTGCGACGACCCCTTCCGCAAAGCCGACGAGCTCCTCAGCAAGATCACCGCTAAGGTCATCCTCCTCGACCTCCACGGCGAAGCCACCTCCGAAAAAGTAGCCATCGGCTGGTATCTCGACGGCCGCGTCACCGCTCTCCTCGGCACCCACACCCACATCCCCACCGCCGACGAGCGCATCCTCCCCAACGGCACCGCCTACCAAACCGACGTAGGCATGTCCGGTCCCTACGACTCCGTCATCGGCGTAGAAAAAGAGTTAGTCCTAGCCCGCTTCCTCACAGGAATGCCCGGCAAGTTCGAGCCCGCCAAGGGCAACCCCAAAATGTGCGCCGCCCTCATCAACTGCGACGGAGCCACCGGCCGCGCCCATCGCATCCAGCGCATTATGCTAGGCGAATAG
- a CDS encoding RrF2 family transcriptional regulator: MAQSGRFQLSVRILAVLASEPDAMHTSSAIAEELKESAVMVRRAFLLLHKAGLIEQKKGPHGGAKLKVPAKQIGLGDVFEASAGDWLSIEDKAVSAWIKKVRGDAVAAMNEHSLAGVVKRLKKK, from the coding sequence ATGGCACAGAGCGGACGGTTTCAGTTGAGCGTGCGAATTTTGGCGGTGCTGGCGAGTGAGCCGGATGCAATGCATACTTCGTCTGCGATTGCGGAGGAGCTGAAGGAGAGCGCCGTGATGGTGCGGAGGGCTTTTTTGCTGCTGCATAAGGCCGGGCTGATTGAGCAGAAGAAGGGGCCGCATGGTGGCGCGAAGCTGAAGGTTCCGGCGAAGCAGATCGGGCTCGGCGATGTGTTTGAGGCGTCGGCGGGCGACTGGTTGAGCATTGAGGATAAGGCTGTGAGCGCTTGGATCAAGAAGGTGCGCGGGGATGCAGTGGCGGCGATGAATGAACACTCGCTGGCTGGTGTGGTGAAACGGTTGAAGAAGAAATAG
- a CDS encoding DinB family protein — MNKQERRLVMDELASSEARLLELVRGLSEEQWSFRETPERWSIADNIEHLVVFEGFIRSAIAKTLEGAAEPEKKAEVGAKEPFVLGIASGRRNKLIAREGVRPTGRWPDRNELVSELQKTRAVTVAFVAQTEAKLRDHFFPHISLGDLDCYQWLVVLGQHSTRHTFQIEEIKADPAFPAS; from the coding sequence ATGAACAAGCAAGAAAGACGGTTGGTGATGGACGAGTTAGCCTCGAGTGAAGCGAGGCTGCTGGAGTTGGTGCGTGGATTGTCCGAGGAGCAGTGGAGCTTTCGCGAGACGCCGGAGCGATGGTCGATTGCAGATAACATCGAGCACCTGGTTGTGTTTGAAGGATTCATTCGGTCGGCGATTGCAAAGACTCTGGAAGGGGCGGCGGAGCCCGAGAAGAAGGCGGAGGTTGGTGCGAAGGAGCCGTTCGTTCTCGGGATCGCGAGTGGACGGAGAAACAAACTGATTGCTCGGGAAGGGGTTCGTCCGACGGGGAGATGGCCGGATCGGAATGAGTTAGTTTCTGAGTTACAAAAGACAAGGGCGGTTACAGTTGCATTCGTTGCGCAGACGGAGGCGAAACTGCGCGATCATTTTTTTCCCCATATTTCGTTAGGGGATCTGGACTGTTATCAGTGGTTGGTGGTGTTGGGACAACATAGCACTCGGCATACGTTTCAGATTGAGGAGATCAAGGCTGACCCGGCGTTTCCTGCTTCGTAG
- a CDS encoding M61 family peptidase — protein MINRTAILPLALLTFGTPGLLQAQKTAAKVVKLPTNSAASQIPHLGEPIQITADLSEAPRKLYHAEIDIPVKAGPVSLTSPKWIPGNHRPTGPVDDITGVVFTANGKVLPWRRDDEDLYEFHVTVPAGVTTLHAHLDCIVTARVSDKLAVLEWEKLLLYPAKTPVKEIAVQPSVKVPTGWGIGTALTPTDGYDPQNPKGGLTHYAPTTVEQLEDSPVITGQYFHEFALAPEVTPKHYIDVVSDSPEDSNLRPALLAELNNLVREAGAAYDSHHYNVYHFLLTLSDVAGGEGLEHGQSSDNGVGEKGFSDPMHQLAESDLLSHEFTHSWNGKYRRPFNLYQDDFEKMQQGSLLWVYEGMTQYLGNVLAARSGLKSQEQYRDILALSAASLDYRPGREWRSTEDTAISASILRGGNPAWSNWKRGQDYYQEGELFWLDADTLIRQKTDNKKSLTDFLHIFLGKGGNTGPLIVTYNRDELVADLNQVMPYDWATFIHERIDNLNPRADLAGIERGGYKLVYTDKPSKSEHTVAESGSRRGSSVNVWYSLGFRIGSDGTITDVRWNGPADKAKFFPGQKIIAVNGNVFSGDALKTAIKQAKGTSEPIHFILQSDAFVTTADIDYHEGERYPTLVRVDGTPAYLDDITKPLANSEPIPAEKKEKDWNE, from the coding sequence ATGATCAACCGCACCGCCATTCTGCCTTTAGCCCTTCTCACCTTCGGAACTCCTGGCCTCCTCCAGGCCCAAAAGACGGCCGCCAAGGTTGTCAAACTTCCTACCAACAGCGCCGCTAGCCAGATACCCCATCTCGGAGAGCCCATCCAGATCACCGCCGATCTCTCCGAAGCGCCCCGCAAGCTCTATCACGCCGAGATCGACATCCCCGTCAAGGCCGGCCCCGTCTCTCTCACCTCTCCCAAGTGGATCCCCGGCAACCACCGCCCCACCGGTCCCGTGGACGACATCACCGGCGTTGTCTTCACCGCTAACGGCAAAGTCCTCCCCTGGCGCCGCGACGATGAAGACCTCTACGAGTTCCACGTAACCGTCCCTGCCGGCGTCACCACCCTCCACGCCCATCTCGACTGCATCGTCACCGCCCGCGTCAGCGACAAACTAGCCGTCCTTGAATGGGAAAAACTCCTTCTCTATCCCGCGAAGACTCCCGTCAAAGAAATCGCCGTCCAGCCGTCAGTGAAGGTTCCCACAGGCTGGGGCATCGGCACGGCACTCACCCCCACCGACGGCTACGATCCCCAAAATCCTAAAGGCGGCCTCACCCACTACGCCCCCACCACCGTCGAGCAGCTCGAAGACTCCCCCGTCATCACCGGCCAATACTTCCACGAGTTCGCCCTCGCCCCTGAGGTCACGCCGAAACATTACATCGACGTAGTCTCCGACTCACCCGAAGACTCCAACCTCCGCCCCGCACTGCTCGCCGAACTCAACAACCTCGTCCGCGAAGCCGGTGCCGCCTACGATTCGCACCACTACAACGTCTACCACTTCCTCCTCACCCTCTCTGACGTAGCTGGCGGCGAAGGCCTCGAGCACGGCCAGTCCTCCGACAATGGTGTCGGCGAAAAAGGCTTCTCCGACCCAATGCATCAACTCGCCGAATCCGACCTCCTCTCCCACGAGTTCACTCACTCCTGGAACGGCAAATACCGTCGCCCCTTCAACCTCTACCAAGACGACTTCGAGAAGATGCAGCAGGGCTCGCTCCTCTGGGTCTACGAAGGTATGACCCAATACCTCGGCAACGTCCTCGCCGCCCGCTCCGGCCTCAAATCGCAGGAGCAGTACCGCGACATCCTCGCCCTCTCCGCCGCCAGCCTCGACTATCGACCCGGCCGCGAGTGGCGCTCGACCGAAGACACCGCCATCTCCGCCAGCATCCTCCGCGGCGGGAACCCCGCCTGGTCCAACTGGAAGCGCGGCCAGGACTACTACCAGGAAGGCGAGCTCTTCTGGCTCGACGCCGACACCCTCATCCGCCAGAAGACTGACAACAAGAAGTCCCTCACCGACTTCCTTCACATCTTCCTCGGCAAAGGCGGCAACACCGGCCCACTCATCGTGACCTATAACCGTGACGAGCTAGTCGCCGATCTCAACCAAGTCATGCCGTACGACTGGGCCACTTTCATCCACGAGCGCATCGATAACCTCAATCCACGCGCCGACCTCGCCGGCATCGAACGCGGCGGCTACAAACTCGTCTACACCGACAAGCCCTCCAAGTCCGAGCACACCGTCGCTGAATCCGGCAGCCGTCGCGGCAGCTCCGTCAATGTCTGGTACTCCCTTGGCTTCCGCATCGGCAGCGACGGCACCATCACCGACGTTCGCTGGAACGGTCCCGCCGACAAGGCCAAGTTCTTCCCTGGACAGAAGATCATCGCGGTCAACGGCAACGTCTTCTCCGGTGACGCTCTCAAGACCGCAATCAAACAGGCAAAGGGAACCTCTGAGCCAATCCACTTCATCCTGCAAAGCGACGCATTCGTCACCACCGCCGACATCGACTATCACGAAGGCGAGCGCTACCCCACCCTCGTCCGAGTAGACGGCACTCCCGCCTACCTCGACGACATTACAAAGCCCCTCGCCAATTCCGAACCCATCCCCGCCGAGAAGAAAGAAAAAGACTGGAACGAATAA
- a CDS encoding ester cyclase, protein MKIAVLMLLSCLMFGVNRDCLAVDSDKSAENAALIRAHHDSMNRGDWKNASTYYAEDTKNFGTPGGRQRLQMVYEDIWTTFPDFRLDIIDLIAKDDVVVVRCRESGTHLGVQKRSVNGGLLIGVPPTHKHFEVEVMHWYKMRDGKIVDHYGARDDVGMMEQLGLLAAPQLKP, encoded by the coding sequence ATGAAGATTGCAGTCTTGATGTTGCTTTCGTGTTTGATGTTCGGCGTGAATAGGGACTGTCTTGCAGTTGACTCGGACAAGTCGGCTGAGAACGCGGCTTTGATTCGCGCGCACCATGATTCTATGAATCGCGGCGATTGGAAGAATGCGTCGACCTATTACGCCGAGGATACGAAGAACTTTGGAACGCCGGGTGGACGTCAGCGCCTGCAAATGGTTTATGAAGACATCTGGACGACGTTCCCTGATTTTCGTCTCGACATCATTGATTTGATTGCGAAGGACGATGTGGTCGTTGTTCGTTGCCGCGAGAGCGGCACTCACCTTGGCGTTCAGAAGCGATCAGTGAACGGCGGCTTATTGATTGGAGTGCCTCCTACCCATAAACACTTCGAGGTCGAGGTGATGCATTGGTACAAGATGCGCGATGGCAAGATCGTCGATCATTACGGCGCTCGGGATGACGTTGGCATGATGGAGCAGCTTGGGCTATTGGCTGCGCCACAGCTTAAACCTTAG
- a CDS encoding DinB family protein, giving the protein MMKRMVVALALACCCATGMQAQDAKGPKIAPGTMIAPAKSFDGMLSDFEGEMVPLAEAMPAEKYDFAPSAAIFVPGQGSEYATVSTFRKMVLHIASANYYYASKVGAMKPDVDVKALANIKDKDAAVAALKASFVFAHKAFATLTPQNAFESADGTNTRASLAGGLVAHASDHYGQLVEYLRMNGIVPPASRK; this is encoded by the coding sequence ATGATGAAGCGGATGGTTGTGGCGTTGGCGCTGGCTTGTTGTTGCGCGACAGGGATGCAGGCGCAGGATGCGAAGGGGCCGAAGATCGCTCCAGGGACGATGATTGCGCCGGCGAAGAGCTTCGATGGGATGCTGAGTGATTTTGAGGGCGAAATGGTGCCGCTGGCCGAGGCGATGCCGGCTGAGAAGTACGACTTTGCACCGAGTGCTGCGATCTTTGTGCCGGGGCAGGGAAGCGAATATGCAACGGTGAGCACGTTTCGCAAGATGGTGCTGCATATTGCATCGGCGAACTACTACTATGCCAGCAAAGTGGGCGCGATGAAGCCGGATGTGGATGTGAAGGCGCTGGCGAATATCAAGGACAAGGACGCGGCGGTTGCGGCGCTGAAAGCTTCCTTCGTGTTTGCACATAAGGCGTTTGCGACGCTGACTCCGCAGAACGCGTTTGAGAGTGCGGATGGGACGAATACGCGAGCGAGCCTGGCGGGCGGATTGGTGGCACACGCATCCGACCACTATGGGCAACTGGTGGAGTATCTGCGGATGAATGGGATTGTGCCTCCTGCCAGCAGGAAGTAA
- a CDS encoding cupin domain-containing protein yields the protein MQNPSFEVISLSAESATAAGYNNHSIASVNDHEVRISVMTESYHWHCHPDSDESFLALEGGLFIDFDDQTVELLPGHMITVKRGVRHRTRPVGNRSVNLTFERANAQTETLPSPKV from the coding sequence ATGCAAAATCCTTCCTTCGAAGTCATAAGCCTTTCGGCCGAATCAGCAACAGCAGCCGGCTACAACAACCATTCCATCGCCAGCGTCAACGATCATGAAGTCCGTATAAGCGTCATGACCGAGTCCTATCACTGGCACTGCCATCCCGACTCTGACGAGAGTTTTCTCGCGCTGGAAGGTGGCCTCTTCATTGATTTCGACGACCAAACTGTCGAGCTCTTGCCGGGCCACATGATCACCGTCAAGCGCGGCGTCCGTCACCGCACCAGACCAGTCGGCAATCGTTCAGTCAATCTCACCTTCGAACGCGCTAACGCGCAGACCGAAACGCTTCCCTCACCTAAGGTTTAA
- a CDS encoding APC family permease, with translation MSFADSIIGRPLATSEERAEHIGVAAGIPIFGLDGLTSAAYGPEAAMTLLIPLGIGGVEYGWRIIGAILILLAIVYFSYRQTIAAYPGGGGSYTVASENLGEKPGLLAAAALMIDYILTAAVGISAGVTALTSAVQGTRFAGLQSHTLLICLIILVILALVNMRGVKDTGTAFMLPTFLFVSTLLALIAVGMWKTIHAGGHPMPMAPIPAALPATVGTLGIWMLLKAFASGCAAMTGVEAVSNGVMAFGEPRVQRAQRTLTVIIGILMVLLFGIAYLAKTYRIMPMDPDAAHFQSLLSLLVTAVFGRGWFYYLTSGSVLVALALSANTAFADFPRLTRAIALHDYLPHVFILRGRRLLYSHGIYALTGFTAVILILFGGVTDRLIPLYAIGAFLAFTLSQAGMVVHWKRGEAHPGRGWHMFVNGVGAVATGITTLVVLVAKFRAGAWVTALLVPVLIGVMWVVKRHYSRVKREMADLAPLNLVNLQEPLVVIPMARWDRITEKAMRFGLLLSKEIKVVHIHSDDEECSLEDIWEDLVMAPIKKEGLQEPELVTIPSNYRFVVTPLMDYILELEEKNPGRKVAVLLPELVVRHWWENALHNQRVQLLKLLLLVKGNQRIVVVNIPWYL, from the coding sequence ATGTCATTTGCAGATTCGATTATTGGCAGGCCCCTCGCAACTAGTGAGGAGCGGGCAGAGCACATTGGTGTAGCTGCGGGAATTCCTATTTTTGGCCTGGATGGGCTGACGAGCGCGGCGTACGGGCCTGAGGCAGCGATGACGCTGCTGATTCCGTTGGGGATCGGCGGGGTTGAGTACGGCTGGCGGATTATCGGGGCGATCCTGATTTTGCTGGCGATTGTGTACTTCAGCTATCGACAGACGATTGCGGCGTATCCGGGTGGCGGCGGAAGCTATACCGTTGCGTCGGAGAACCTGGGGGAGAAACCGGGGCTGCTGGCAGCGGCGGCGCTGATGATCGACTATATTCTGACGGCAGCGGTGGGGATTTCGGCGGGTGTGACGGCGCTGACGTCGGCGGTGCAGGGTACGCGATTCGCAGGGCTGCAGAGCCATACGCTGCTGATCTGCCTGATTATCCTTGTGATTCTCGCGTTGGTGAACATGCGCGGTGTGAAGGATACGGGAACGGCATTCATGCTGCCGACGTTCCTTTTTGTCAGCACGTTGCTGGCGTTGATTGCGGTTGGGATGTGGAAGACGATTCATGCTGGTGGGCATCCGATGCCGATGGCTCCGATTCCTGCTGCGTTGCCGGCGACGGTTGGGACGCTGGGGATCTGGATGCTGTTGAAGGCGTTTGCGAGTGGATGCGCGGCGATGACCGGGGTCGAGGCTGTATCGAATGGAGTGATGGCGTTTGGCGAGCCGAGGGTGCAGCGGGCGCAGCGGACGCTGACGGTGATCATCGGAATTTTGATGGTGCTGTTGTTCGGGATCGCTTACCTGGCGAAGACATACCGGATTATGCCGATGGATCCGGATGCGGCACACTTTCAAAGTTTGCTTAGTTTGCTGGTGACTGCTGTCTTCGGGCGCGGATGGTTTTATTATCTGACGTCGGGCAGCGTGTTGGTGGCTCTGGCGTTGAGCGCAAACACGGCGTTTGCTGACTTTCCACGGCTCACACGCGCGATTGCGCTGCATGACTATCTGCCGCATGTGTTTATTCTGCGCGGGCGGCGGCTTCTGTACTCGCATGGGATCTATGCTCTGACGGGATTTACTGCAGTGATCCTGATTTTGTTTGGGGGCGTGACCGACCGCTTGATTCCGCTGTATGCGATTGGAGCGTTTCTTGCTTTTACGCTCTCGCAGGCCGGAATGGTGGTGCACTGGAAGAGGGGCGAGGCTCATCCGGGACGCGGCTGGCATATGTTTGTGAACGGTGTCGGTGCCGTGGCGACAGGGATTACGACACTTGTTGTGCTCGTTGCAAAGTTCCGCGCAGGGGCTTGGGTGACGGCGCTACTGGTACCCGTTCTGATCGGGGTTATGTGGGTGGTGAAGCGGCATTACTCGCGGGTGAAGCGTGAGATGGCGGACCTGGCACCGTTGAACCTGGTGAATCTGCAAGAGCCGTTGGTGGTGATTCCGATGGCTCGGTGGGACCGGATCACGGAGAAGGCGATGCGGTTTGGGTTGTTGCTTTCGAAGGAGATCAAGGTGGTGCATATCCACTCGGATGATGAGGAGTGCAGCCTGGAGGACATCTGGGAAGATCTCGTGATGGCGCCGATCAAGAAGGAGGGGCTGCAGGAGCCCGAGTTGGTGACGATTCCTTCGAACTATCGGTTCGTTGTTACTCCGCTGATGGATTACATTTTGGAGCTTGAGGAGAAGAATCCTGGGCGTAAGGTGGCGGTGCTGCTGCCGGAGCTGGTGGTGCGGCATTGGTGGGAGAATGCGCTGCATAATCAGCGGGTGCAGTTGTTGAAATTGCTGCTGCTGGTGAAGGGAAATCAGAGGATTGTGGTGGTTAATATTCCCTGGTACCTGTGA